A window from Pseudomonas alloputida encodes these proteins:
- the rpoS gene encoding RNA polymerase sigma factor RpoS, translated as MALSKEVPEFDIDDDVLLMETGIVLETDVVSDEPAVSSVRTRAKSGSSLKQHKYIDYSRALDATQLYLNEIGFSPLLSPEEEVHFARLSQKGDPAGRKRMIESNLRLVVKIARRYVNRGLSLLDLIEEGNLGLIRAVEKFDPERGFRFSTYATWWIRQTIERAIMNQTRTIRLPIHVVKELNVYLRAARELTQKLDHEPSPEEIATLLEKPVAEVKRMLGLNERVSSVDVSLGPDSDKTLLDTLTDDRPTDPCELLQDDDLSQSIDQWLGELTDKQREVVVRRFGLRGHESSTLEDVGLEIGLTRERVRQIQVEGLKRLREILEKNGLSSESLFQ; from the coding sequence ATGGCTCTCAGTAAAGAAGTGCCGGAGTTTGACATCGACGATGACGTCCTCCTGATGGAGACGGGTATCGTTTTGGAAACGGATGTGGTGTCAGACGAACCTGCTGTATCTTCGGTTCGGACGAGGGCCAAATCGGGCTCTTCGCTCAAGCAACACAAGTACATCGATTACAGCAGGGCGCTCGATGCCACCCAGCTGTATCTCAACGAGATTGGTTTCTCGCCGCTTCTTTCGCCGGAAGAAGAAGTGCATTTTGCGCGCTTGTCGCAAAAGGGTGACCCTGCCGGCCGCAAGCGCATGATCGAAAGCAACCTGCGCCTGGTTGTCAAAATTGCCCGTCGATACGTGAACCGTGGCCTGTCGTTGCTCGACCTGATCGAGGAGGGCAACCTGGGGCTGATCCGGGCGGTCGAGAAGTTCGACCCGGAGCGTGGTTTCCGTTTTTCGACCTATGCGACCTGGTGGATTCGCCAGACCATCGAACGGGCGATCATGAACCAGACCCGCACCATTCGCCTGCCGATCCACGTGGTCAAGGAACTGAACGTCTACCTGCGCGCCGCGCGCGAGCTGACGCAGAAACTTGACCACGAGCCCTCGCCGGAAGAAATCGCCACCTTGCTGGAAAAGCCGGTCGCCGAGGTCAAGCGTATGCTCGGCCTGAACGAGCGGGTGTCTTCGGTAGACGTGTCGCTTGGCCCGGATTCGGACAAGACCCTGCTCGATACCCTGACCGACGACCGCCCGACCGACCCGTGCGAACTGCTGCAGGATGACGACCTGTCGCAAAGCATCGATCAGTGGTTGGGTGAGTTGACCGACAAGCAGCGTGAAGTGGTTGTACGCCGCTTTGGCCTTCGCGGCCATGAAAGCAGTACCCTGGAGGATGTTGGGCTGGAGATCGGCCTTACCCGTGAACGGGTGCGGCAAATCCAGGTGGAAGGGCTCAAGCGCTTGCGCGAGATCCTTGAAAAGAATGGTCTGTCCAGCGAGTCATTGTTCCAGTAG
- a CDS encoding peptidoglycan DD-metalloendopeptidase family protein: protein MGHTVIRQRKDGSGFKLLVIALAMGSLLVGCSSTSSNSARVVDRNNTVPKRPAVTSGQYIVKPGDTLFSIAFRYGWDYKELAARNGIQAPYTIRPGQAIRFSSGSSSRTTVVSSPSSSSRTTVTRRPVGSTATAPASTSKPATSAPSAPAPVVATVPAAERAVGGWTWPANGVLIGKFASNGSLNKGIDIAGDLGQPVFAASDGAVVYAGSGLRGYGELIIIKHSDTYVSAYGHNRRLLVREGQQVKAGQSIAEMGSTGTDRVKLHFEIRRQGKPVDPLQFLPRR from the coding sequence GCTTCTGGTGATTGCATTGGCCATGGGCTCGCTTCTGGTGGGTTGCTCAAGCACCAGCAGCAACAGCGCGCGGGTGGTCGACCGCAACAACACCGTGCCCAAGCGCCCGGCGGTGACTTCTGGGCAATACATCGTCAAGCCAGGCGACACCCTGTTCTCCATCGCCTTCCGTTATGGCTGGGACTACAAGGAGCTGGCTGCACGCAACGGCATTCAGGCGCCTTATACCATCCGCCCGGGCCAAGCGATTCGTTTCAGCAGCGGTTCCAGCAGCCGCACCACGGTGGTGTCCAGCCCGTCCTCGTCAAGCCGCACCACGGTCACGCGGCGGCCTGTGGGCAGCACAGCCACGGCGCCTGCCAGCACCAGCAAACCGGCCACGTCGGCGCCTTCCGCCCCTGCCCCTGTGGTTGCTACCGTACCAGCCGCAGAGCGCGCGGTAGGTGGGTGGACCTGGCCTGCCAACGGTGTACTGATTGGAAAATTCGCTTCAAACGGTAGTTTGAATAAAGGCATTGATATCGCCGGTGATTTGGGACAGCCTGTTTTTGCTGCGTCTGATGGTGCGGTGGTTTATGCCGGGAGTGGTTTGAGGGGCTACGGCGAGCTGATCATCATCAAGCACAGCGACACCTACGTCAGTGCCTACGGTCATAACCGCAGGCTGTTGGTTCGGGAGGGGCAGCAGGTCAAGGCAGGGCAGTCGATTGCTGAAATGGGGTCTACGGGCACAGATCGGGTGAAGCTGCATTTCGAGATTCGCCGCCAGGGCAAACCCGTCGATCCACTCCAGTTCCTGCCACGTCGTTGA